In Jejubacter calystegiae, the following are encoded in one genomic region:
- a CDS encoding DUF1367 family protein: MAQYSFIKSQGGILVPATPDAQEFIETKVRMGDVIYADFKKARNAAFHRKFFSLLGLGFHYWTPGGGAISPADKLLVNGFVKWIAYHTGYEGVLDELATQYLDDAAQKRAGNISAVKSFEAFRAWATIQAGFYIQHRMPDGSIRQEPRSISFAKMDDVEFSELYKAVLDVLWNYILYRTFPTQQAAENAAAQLMSYAA, from the coding sequence ATGGCGCAGTATTCTTTTATCAAATCGCAGGGCGGGATATTAGTCCCCGCGACTCCTGACGCACAGGAGTTTATTGAAACTAAGGTGCGGATGGGCGATGTCATTTATGCCGATTTCAAGAAAGCGCGGAATGCGGCATTCCATCGCAAATTCTTCTCTTTGCTGGGGCTGGGCTTCCATTACTGGACGCCGGGCGGCGGTGCTATTTCTCCGGCGGATAAGCTGCTGGTTAACGGCTTCGTTAAGTGGATCGCATACCACACCGGGTATGAAGGGGTACTGGATGAGCTGGCGACCCAGTATCTTGATGATGCCGCTCAGAAGCGCGCCGGTAATATCAGCGCCGTAAAATCGTTTGAGGCGTTCCGCGCCTGGGCGACTATCCAGGCTGGGTTCTATATTCAGCATCGGATGCCGGATGGCAGCATACGCCAGGAGCCGAGATCGATCTCATTCGCAAAAATGGATGATGTCGAATTCTCCGAGCTCTATAAAGCCGTCCTCGATGTCCTCTGGAATTACATCCTTTACCGCACCTTCCCAACCCAGCAGGCAGCCGAGAACGCCGCCGCGCAGCTCATGAGTTACGCCGCATGA
- a CDS encoding DUF1364 domain-containing protein, translated as MKRDLRKAARGRECTVRIPGICCFNPDTSVLAHYRMSDTCGTGCKPNDQQAAIACNCCHDAIDGRIKTDYSREELRLMHAEGVFRTQQIWREEGLL; from the coding sequence ATGAAGAGAGACCTCCGCAAAGCGGCGCGCGGCCGCGAATGTACTGTGCGCATTCCGGGAATTTGCTGTTTCAACCCGGATACCAGCGTGCTGGCGCATTACCGCATGTCAGATACCTGCGGCACAGGCTGCAAACCCAATGACCAGCAGGCGGCCATTGCCTGCAACTGCTGTCACGACGCCATAGACGGCAGGATTAAAACTGACTATTCCCGTGAGGAACTGCGCCTGATGCACGCAGAGGGTGTTTTCCGCACCCAGCAGATTTGGAGAGAGGAGGGGTTACTGTGA
- a CDS encoding MT-A70 family methyltransferase — translation MSYQLIMCDPPWQYGNTISNGAAENHYQTMTLAEMKRLPVWSLAAADSVLAMWYTGTHVEEAIELAEAWGFRIRTMKGFTWVKLNQRAGERFDKALAAGELVDFNDLLDMLNAETRMNGGNHTRANTEDVLIATRGAGVERASASVKQVVYSCLGEHSEKPREVRNRLEQLYGDVSRIELFARTEWPGWDRWGNECNSSVDLRVGEAIKREVSA, via the coding sequence GTGAGCTATCAGCTGATTATGTGTGATCCGCCGTGGCAATACGGTAACACCATCAGTAACGGCGCCGCCGAAAATCATTATCAGACCATGACGCTTGCAGAGATGAAGCGGCTTCCGGTGTGGTCGCTGGCCGCTGCCGATTCCGTTCTGGCGATGTGGTACACCGGCACCCACGTAGAAGAGGCAATCGAACTGGCTGAAGCGTGGGGTTTTCGGATTCGCACAATGAAGGGGTTCACTTGGGTGAAGCTGAACCAGCGCGCCGGTGAACGGTTCGATAAGGCTTTGGCCGCTGGGGAACTGGTGGATTTTAACGATCTGCTGGATATGCTGAACGCAGAAACACGCATGAACGGCGGCAACCACACCCGCGCAAACACCGAGGACGTCTTGATCGCCACCCGCGGCGCCGGGGTGGAGCGCGCCAGCGCATCGGTTAAACAGGTGGTTTATTCCTGCCTGGGTGAACACAGCGAAAAACCGCGGGAAGTCCGCAACCGGCTAGAACAGCTTTACGGGGATGTGTCCCGCATCGAGCTATTTGCTCGCACCGAGTGGCCCGGGTGGGACCGCTGGGGAAATGAGTGCAACAGTAGCGTCGATCTGCGGGTCGGCGAAGCGATTAAAAGAGAGGTGTCCGCATGA
- a CDS encoding antitermination protein: protein MKIESSLKHFHPQSMHISDAAKGTSPDRLTGTDIMAALGVTCSRARVGLSMFMGKAGSHTDEQRAIQALARHAIDHAPKNVRKAAGGRLGECALILARFAFSEYSRSAATSSDCPDCRGAGVIRTEGEIVKYAGYIGMDGEEKISPATAQGIIEKVCVTCHGRGVISARCRCGGSGQVLDREATKTRGAPVIKACERCGGKGFKSTPSTAAYKAILSVVSGLHVRTWTRNWKPFYEALVDLCHKAEHKADVEFQQVTSFSDDASKI from the coding sequence ATGAAAATTGAATCATCCCTGAAGCACTTTCACCCGCAGAGTATGCACATAAGTGACGCAGCTAAAGGCACCTCACCGGACAGACTCACCGGCACCGATATCATGGCTGCACTGGGGGTGACCTGTTCCCGTGCCAGGGTCGGCCTGTCGATGTTTATGGGGAAGGCGGGGAGCCATACCGACGAACAGCGGGCCATTCAGGCGCTGGCCCGTCACGCAATAGACCACGCACCGAAGAATGTACGCAAAGCAGCTGGTGGGCGACTGGGTGAATGTGCGCTTATCCTGGCCCGCTTCGCATTCTCTGAGTATTCCCGTTCGGCGGCCACATCGTCGGATTGTCCTGATTGCCGGGGGGCTGGCGTTATCCGGACGGAAGGGGAGATTGTGAAGTATGCGGGTTATATCGGTATGGACGGAGAAGAGAAGATCAGCCCGGCGACCGCACAGGGGATTATCGAAAAGGTCTGTGTGACATGTCACGGGCGCGGGGTGATTTCTGCGCGCTGCCGGTGTGGTGGCTCCGGCCAGGTACTCGACAGGGAGGCGACTAAGACCCGGGGGGCGCCGGTGATAAAGGCGTGCGAGCGGTGCGGTGGGAAAGGTTTTAAATCAACCCCTTCTACAGCGGCCTACAAAGCAATTCTGAGCGTCGTTTCTGGTCTGCATGTCAGGACATGGACGCGCAACTGGAAGCCCTTCTACGAAGCACTGGTGGACTTATGCCATAAGGCAGAGCATAAGGCTGATGTCGAATTTCAGCAGGTGACCAGTTTTAGTGACGATGCGAGCAAAATTTAG
- a CDS encoding phage holin, lambda family, which yields MNHDHGIVEQTMKWLAVYLPSVYAGLTALGISALIDIRAGKPRLYTATGALICGLFALAISAMLEYFGLPANSGAFVGALVGFVGADRLRDIALAVITRKTGTDIDERK from the coding sequence ATGAACCACGACCACGGAATCGTTGAACAAACCATGAAATGGCTGGCTGTTTACCTGCCGTCGGTTTATGCCGGATTAACGGCGCTGGGGATTTCTGCGCTGATTGATATCCGGGCAGGTAAACCCAGGCTGTACACGGCGACCGGCGCCCTGATATGTGGCCTGTTCGCGCTGGCCATTTCCGCAATGCTGGAATATTTCGGCCTGCCGGCCAATTCAGGCGCGTTTGTTGGCGCGCTGGTGGGCTTCGTTGGTGCTGACCGGCTCCGGGATATTGCTCTGGCTGTGATTACCCGCAAGACAGGAACTGATATCGATGAACGTAAGTGA
- a CDS encoding lysozyme — MNVSENGLALIKRFEGCRLSAYQDSVGAWTIGYGHTDGVQPGDKISQEEADRLLTEDAAAFGEEVMILVTVPLNQNQFDALVSFTYNLGANNLKSSTLLRRLNEGNYRAAADQFTRWVFANNRYLPGLKVRREAERDLFLS; from the coding sequence ATGAACGTAAGTGAAAACGGACTGGCGCTGATTAAGCGCTTTGAGGGGTGCCGGCTGTCTGCGTATCAGGACAGTGTTGGCGCCTGGACTATTGGCTACGGACACACCGACGGTGTTCAGCCTGGCGACAAAATCAGCCAGGAGGAAGCGGATCGGTTGCTGACAGAGGACGCAGCAGCATTTGGCGAGGAAGTGATGATTCTGGTGACGGTGCCATTGAACCAGAATCAGTTCGATGCGCTGGTGTCATTCACCTACAACCTGGGCGCGAATAACCTGAAATCCTCCACGCTGCTACGCCGCCTGAACGAGGGGAATTACCGTGCCGCCGCCGACCAGTTCACTCGCTGGGTATTTGCAAACAACAGGTATCTACCCGGGCTGAAGGTGAGGCGGGAAGCTGAGCGCGACCTGTTTTTGTCGTGA
- a CDS encoding DUF2514 family protein has product MTSLLSRYWRPLVALVLLLVACWSVWRSGYHAADSEWSQRWTERDAADAADARALAQQQAAARAEEQRRQSAITRITQNAQQQISAARADAVSARAASDRLQRTIDQLRHGDNRTSGNSDTTSGGQATARQCSVLADVLSESVERNRQLAAEADRSRAAGQACERIYDAVRGRR; this is encoded by the coding sequence GTGACCAGCCTGTTATCCCGTTACTGGCGCCCGCTGGTGGCGCTGGTTCTCCTGCTGGTGGCGTGCTGGAGCGTGTGGCGGTCTGGCTATCATGCTGCGGATAGCGAATGGTCACAGCGCTGGACAGAAAGAGACGCGGCAGACGCGGCAGACGCCAGGGCGCTGGCCCAGCAGCAGGCCGCAGCGCGGGCCGAGGAGCAGCGGCGCCAGTCGGCGATAACGAGGATTACCCAGAATGCTCAACAGCAAATTTCTGCGGCGCGGGCTGATGCTGTCAGTGCTCGCGCTGCTTCTGACCGCCTGCAGCGGACGATCGACCAACTGCGGCACGGCGACAATCGAACCAGCGGCAATTCCGACACTACCAGTGGAGGCCAGGCAACAGCCCGTCAGTGCTCTGTGCTCGCCGACGTGCTCTCAGAGTCTGTCGAACGCAATCGACAACTGGCGGCAGAGGCTGACCGAAGCCGGGCAGCAGGCCAGGCCTGTGAACGAATCTACGACGCAGTGAGGGGAAGGCGATGA
- a CDS encoding phage head spike fiber domain-containing protein has product MLGNIESGNGSGGADLSDIDLTSQSLDSRIKYQCASSHAYYAADGTIQFAEPDVWPLEYRDGVVVGRHEPERQTTNLLTHATNFGEWRAANSSVTNSDEMLFANEHAQFVTATATATYTRVYQTPTLADGDCVFTLYVKPGTTNYLHATLEDSTRQNSSHFYADLVTLTGGIVTAVGNLPVTVSVKKLDTGWFIVTATATMPLTSPYYVYFGAANAPKTVAATAGDSIIVGFTQIEQGAVQTSPIVTQGAAGTRAAAFASVRIYPGLTGLRISYSDGNTDIVRLDGQADDWYQLPASTSSWGERYIQRISYFKE; this is encoded by the coding sequence GTGCTCGGAAATATTGAATCGGGGAACGGCTCCGGCGGCGCTGATTTGAGCGACATTGATTTAACGTCACAGTCGCTCGACAGTCGAATTAAATATCAGTGTGCGAGTTCTCACGCATATTATGCAGCTGACGGTACTATACAGTTCGCAGAGCCTGATGTGTGGCCGCTCGAATACAGAGACGGCGTAGTAGTCGGCAGGCATGAGCCAGAGCGGCAGACTACAAATTTACTCACGCATGCTACGAATTTTGGGGAGTGGCGAGCTGCAAATTCATCGGTTACTAATAGTGATGAGATGCTATTCGCAAATGAACATGCACAGTTTGTTACCGCAACAGCTACAGCGACATACACTCGCGTTTACCAGACACCGACACTGGCCGATGGCGATTGCGTTTTTACACTCTACGTTAAACCTGGAACCACCAACTATTTACACGCCACGCTGGAAGATTCAACTCGGCAGAACTCATCGCATTTTTACGCTGACCTGGTGACGCTGACCGGGGGGATTGTGACGGCTGTCGGAAACCTGCCCGTAACAGTGTCGGTGAAAAAATTGGACACAGGCTGGTTCATCGTTACAGCAACGGCAACGATGCCGCTGACGTCACCGTATTACGTTTATTTCGGTGCGGCTAATGCACCCAAAACCGTTGCTGCAACAGCAGGTGACTCCATCATTGTGGGGTTCACTCAAATTGAACAGGGTGCAGTACAAACGTCACCGATTGTTACCCAGGGCGCAGCCGGAACGCGTGCGGCAGCGTTCGCCAGTGTGCGTATTTATCCCGGCCTGACAGGATTGCGAATCAGCTATAGCGACGGCAACACCGATATCGTGCGACTGGATGGGCAGGCGGACGACTGGTATCAGCTCCCGGCGTCCACCAGCAGTTGGGGTGAGCGCTACATACAGCGAATCAGCTATTTCAAGGAGTAA
- a CDS encoding PBSX family phage terminase large subunit: protein MTSTLTSRPTLNPVLRNFWTTQARNKVLFGGRSSSKSWDAAGFAIFLANKYSLRFCCARQIQNKIEESVYTLLKIQIDRFGLRHRFRILNNKIINRVTGSEFVFYGLWRNIEEIKSLEGISVLWLEEAHALTEYQWKILEPTIRKSGSECWFIFNPGLVTDFVWRNFVVDPPEDTLIRKINYDENPFLSDTMLKVIDAARRRDPDGFKHVYEGVPESDDDAAIIKLSWIEAAVDAHKVLNFDPSGRKRVGFDVADSGADKCANVYRHGSVIYWADEWKAKEDELLKSCQRTYQAALERNADIVYDSIGVGASAGAKFSEINEDRRSENAYSSRVNYQRFNAGAGVHEPDGEYNGIPNKDFFANLKAQAWWLVADRFRNTFNAINNGEQYEVDELISIDSACPLLEKLKLELTTPHRDFDRNGRVMVESKKDLAKRDVPSPNVADAFIMAFAPTDSSLDAWAALGRE, encoded by the coding sequence ATGACTTCTACGCTGACATCCAGGCCGACCCTGAATCCGGTTCTGAGAAACTTCTGGACGACACAGGCGCGTAACAAGGTGCTTTTTGGCGGCCGGTCATCATCGAAATCCTGGGATGCTGCCGGTTTTGCGATATTCCTGGCGAATAAATACAGCCTGCGCTTTTGCTGCGCCCGACAGATTCAGAACAAAATTGAGGAGTCGGTTTACACGCTGCTCAAAATCCAGATTGACCGATTTGGCCTGCGCCACAGATTCCGCATCCTGAATAACAAAATTATTAACCGGGTTACCGGCTCTGAGTTCGTTTTTTACGGCCTCTGGCGAAATATCGAAGAGATAAAGTCGCTGGAGGGGATCAGCGTGCTGTGGCTGGAAGAAGCGCACGCCCTGACTGAATATCAGTGGAAGATTCTGGAGCCGACGATCCGTAAATCCGGTTCTGAATGCTGGTTTATATTTAACCCTGGGCTGGTCACTGATTTTGTGTGGCGAAACTTCGTTGTTGACCCACCAGAAGACACGCTGATCCGCAAAATCAATTACGACGAAAACCCCTTCCTGTCTGACACTATGTTGAAAGTTATCGACGCTGCCCGGCGCCGAGACCCTGACGGTTTTAAGCATGTCTACGAGGGAGTTCCTGAGTCTGACGATGATGCGGCCATTATCAAGCTGTCGTGGATAGAGGCGGCGGTCGATGCGCATAAGGTTCTGAACTTCGATCCCAGTGGTCGTAAGCGAGTGGGCTTTGACGTTGCTGATAGCGGAGCCGATAAGTGCGCCAACGTCTATCGTCACGGCTCTGTTATCTACTGGGCCGATGAATGGAAAGCGAAAGAAGATGAGCTGCTGAAAAGCTGCCAGCGCACATATCAGGCTGCCCTGGAACGCAATGCTGATATCGTCTACGACTCGATTGGCGTCGGTGCCTCTGCAGGTGCCAAATTCTCGGAGATTAACGAGGATCGGCGAAGTGAGAATGCTTACTCCAGCAGAGTGAATTATCAGCGGTTCAATGCTGGTGCTGGTGTCCATGAGCCGGATGGAGAATATAACGGCATTCCGAACAAAGATTTTTTCGCAAACCTGAAGGCCCAGGCGTGGTGGCTGGTGGCCGATCGTTTCCGCAACACCTTCAATGCCATTAATAACGGTGAACAGTATGAAGTTGATGAGCTGATCAGCATTGATTCAGCATGCCCGCTACTGGAAAAACTTAAGCTGGAGTTGACCACACCACATCGCGACTTTGATCGTAATGGCCGTGTAATGGTGGAGAGTAAAAAAGACCTGGCCAAGCGTGATGTTCCATCGCCGAACGTAGCCGATGCTTTCATCATGGCATTCGCTCCGACAGACTCCTCTCTGGATGCCTGGGCTGCGTTGGGGCGGGAATAG
- a CDS encoding DUF1073 domain-containing protein — MARKNRRKGGKKQPVRTGDGYNNFPAKLGAQTQNIQSGGTYIPGYLTRNRVELEFAYRSSFLVGAAVDAVADDMTRKGVTIGGELDPDQKGKLETFWESIGLWDGMNNTLKWSRLYGGAVLVALIEGQDMSTELRPETIKENQFKGVICLDRWMLRPSYNDLVTEYGPDFGKPKFYEVVTNQQGIPAWKIHHSRLIRMDGEKLPFQQAQTENGWGMSVVERIFERIQAFDTATVGTTQLIHKAHLRTYSIKGLRSILASGGPMEKGLMRHMDMIREYQTIEGMTLMDAEDEFQTHSYSFAGVADVILRFAEQVSGATGIPLVRLFGQSPSGFSTGDGDLENYYSRINTQQENRLRRGLRWLLDISWRSLFGEELPKGVSFEFNKLWEMSDVDRATMANNVATAISTLVDRQIMPVHAAMTDLRNMSDVIGIGGSITDEDIENAKKEWEEDEPPASAPPPFGDPVSEKPTGDSEPGRRNRRGLLRWFTGQR, encoded by the coding sequence ATGGCCCGTAAAAATCGCCGTAAGGGCGGAAAAAAGCAGCCCGTTCGCACCGGCGACGGCTACAACAATTTCCCCGCAAAACTGGGAGCCCAAACGCAAAATATCCAGTCTGGCGGAACGTACATCCCTGGCTACCTGACGCGTAACCGCGTCGAACTGGAATTCGCCTACCGATCATCATTTCTGGTCGGTGCTGCTGTCGATGCGGTAGCGGATGACATGACACGCAAGGGAGTGACAATCGGCGGAGAACTGGATCCAGACCAGAAAGGAAAGCTGGAAACGTTCTGGGAGTCTATCGGGCTCTGGGATGGCATGAACAATACCCTGAAATGGTCCCGGCTGTACGGTGGCGCCGTGCTGGTTGCTCTCATTGAAGGGCAGGACATGTCTACGGAACTGCGCCCCGAGACCATCAAGGAAAACCAGTTTAAAGGGGTTATTTGCCTCGACCGCTGGATGTTGCGTCCCAGCTATAACGACCTGGTGACAGAATACGGCCCGGATTTTGGCAAGCCGAAATTCTACGAGGTTGTGACTAATCAGCAGGGGATTCCTGCCTGGAAAATCCACCATTCTCGCCTGATCCGTATGGATGGTGAAAAGCTGCCATTTCAGCAGGCCCAGACTGAGAACGGTTGGGGTATGTCTGTTGTTGAGCGCATCTTCGAGCGTATCCAGGCGTTTGATACTGCAACGGTAGGGACAACTCAGCTAATCCACAAAGCCCACCTGCGGACGTACAGCATTAAAGGGTTGCGTAGCATCCTGGCTAGTGGTGGCCCCATGGAAAAGGGATTGATGCGCCATATGGATATGATCCGGGAATATCAGACCATCGAAGGGATGACACTGATGGATGCCGAGGATGAATTCCAGACCCATAGTTATTCATTCGCCGGGGTTGCCGACGTCATCCTGCGGTTTGCTGAACAGGTTTCCGGCGCCACGGGGATACCTCTGGTAAGGCTGTTCGGCCAGTCTCCATCTGGTTTCAGTACCGGGGACGGCGACCTGGAGAACTATTATAGCCGGATAAACACACAGCAGGAAAACAGGCTACGCCGTGGCCTGCGGTGGCTGCTGGATATCTCCTGGCGGTCATTGTTCGGTGAGGAGCTGCCGAAGGGCGTCTCGTTCGAGTTTAACAAGCTGTGGGAGATGTCGGACGTAGACCGGGCCACCATGGCTAACAACGTGGCTACAGCCATTTCTACGCTGGTGGATCGTCAGATTATGCCGGTACATGCTGCAATGACTGACCTGCGCAACATGTCGGACGTGATCGGCATTGGCGGCTCTATCACCGATGAGGATATCGAGAATGCGAAGAAAGAGTGGGAGGAGGATGAACCTCCGGCCAGCGCTCCACCGCCGTTCGGAGATCCAGTATCAGAAAAGCCTACTGGCGATAGCGAGCCAGGTCGGCGAAATCGTCGCGGGCTCCTACGATGGTTCACAGGCCAGCGCTGA
- a CDS encoding phage minor head protein codes for MFTQVEREEWNQWRSVSQSISDELRDVVGNTPIGQTASDIVYRQIQVIKSLPIEAADRVRDIQTRALQAVVNGERPDELYEMILSSGDVAASRARLIARTEIGRATVALTEARATAVGSDGYWWRIEGAGTRPSHFRMRNKFVRWDNPPTLDGMTGHAGCLPNCKCWPEVQIPTTRR; via the coding sequence ATGTTCACCCAGGTAGAGCGCGAGGAGTGGAACCAGTGGCGCAGCGTGTCGCAATCAATCTCTGATGAGCTGCGCGATGTGGTCGGTAATACCCCCATCGGACAGACTGCCAGCGATATCGTTTACCGACAGATTCAGGTGATCAAATCACTACCAATTGAGGCGGCCGATCGCGTGCGGGACATACAGACCCGGGCGTTGCAGGCGGTGGTTAATGGTGAGCGGCCAGATGAACTCTACGAAATGATCCTGTCATCCGGGGATGTGGCCGCCAGCCGCGCGCGCCTTATAGCCAGAACGGAAATAGGGCGGGCCACCGTGGCGCTAACAGAAGCCCGGGCGACAGCGGTCGGCTCTGATGGGTATTGGTGGAGGATAGAAGGTGCCGGCACGCGCCCGTCACATTTCAGGATGCGTAATAAATTTGTGCGCTGGGATAACCCGCCAACGCTGGACGGCATGACTGGTCATGCTGGATGCCTGCCGAACTGCAAGTGCTGGCCGGAAGTCCAGATTCCCACTACTAGGAGATAG
- a CDS encoding DUF2213 domain-containing protein, with the protein MKYFFTTRLGETRYLQADGSLLCKDVPIARLGTQTYLAEELPDIEPGPDGLITVYRTEDEVFSPETMASFEGVAVTLGHPEDHAGDIVFVNPENYGDLAHGHIQNVRRGTGADSDLLIADLLIKRQAAIDAVNNGAREVSCGYDAHYKQISPGKAKQYLITGNHVAIVDKGRAGSRCAIGDSAPSMKKEKPVMSWLKKLATAIKTKDEDALEKLIDEAPDMPSDGMSNIPGVTINLNTPAQATSLPEEQQTTTDDDPDPETTGDDEEIPEWGKKLIAAVEALSGKTGDADPDDDETQIGDEDAEEDAKITGDAAYKRHIIGDAEIIAPGFKPKGNKGIKRQVLNHALRTGDSLAAFGIDDFSKAPKATVDAVFTAAAAMHKARNQITPLTHTRDSVPSAGSKHANPAQLNQQYAEFWKRSN; encoded by the coding sequence ATGAAATATTTTTTCACCACCCGCCTGGGTGAAACGCGCTACCTACAGGCGGACGGCTCTCTGTTGTGCAAGGACGTGCCGATCGCACGCCTTGGTACACAAACCTACCTGGCGGAAGAACTGCCGGACATTGAGCCCGGCCCGGACGGACTGATCACTGTCTACAGAACAGAAGATGAAGTTTTCTCTCCTGAGACGATGGCGAGCTTCGAAGGTGTCGCCGTTACGCTCGGACACCCGGAAGACCACGCCGGAGACATCGTATTTGTTAATCCGGAGAACTACGGCGACCTGGCACACGGTCATATACAGAACGTTCGCCGCGGTACCGGCGCAGATTCAGACCTGCTGATAGCCGATTTGCTGATAAAGCGCCAGGCGGCCATTGATGCCGTGAATAACGGGGCGCGTGAGGTCAGTTGCGGATATGACGCCCACTACAAGCAGATCTCACCAGGCAAAGCGAAGCAATACCTAATCACCGGGAACCACGTAGCCATTGTTGATAAGGGCCGCGCGGGTTCCCGCTGTGCCATCGGGGATTCCGCCCCATCAATGAAAAAGGAGAAGCCTGTAATGTCATGGCTGAAAAAACTGGCGACGGCCATTAAAACGAAAGATGAAGATGCGCTGGAAAAGCTCATCGATGAGGCGCCGGATATGCCCTCTGACGGCATGAGCAATATCCCGGGCGTTACTATCAACCTTAACACTCCCGCACAGGCTACCTCCCTGCCGGAGGAGCAGCAGACCACCACCGATGATGATCCTGACCCTGAGACAACCGGGGACGACGAAGAGATCCCGGAGTGGGGCAAGAAGCTGATAGCCGCTGTGGAAGCACTGTCCGGGAAAACGGGTGATGCTGACCCCGATGATGACGAAACCCAGATCGGCGACGAAGACGCGGAGGAAGACGCGAAAATTACCGGCGACGCGGCATATAAGCGCCACATTATCGGTGATGCTGAAATTATCGCGCCGGGATTTAAGCCGAAGGGTAACAAGGGGATTAAGCGGCAGGTACTCAACCACGCACTACGTACCGGCGACAGCCTGGCGGCATTCGGCATTGATGATTTTAGCAAGGCACCGAAAGCCACCGTGGACGCTGTATTTACCGCTGCTGCTGCGATGCATAAAGCCCGCAATCAGATCACCCCTCTGACGCATACGCGCGACAGCGTCCCTTCTGCTGGCTCAAAACACGCAAATCCGGCGCAACTGAATCAGCAGTACGCCGAATTCTGGAAACGCTCTAACTAA
- a CDS encoding structural cement protein Gp24, giving the protein MAGTSYLNRMPLGIAGSITRLRDLTTEPVMLDTTQKFDKYGYAGKYDGDKFVPLEDGDSVDKVAGILVRPYPTQSPSDVAYIGVESGFTGDALKRGYICVTVTAGDATSAKKGDPVYVRVAGATDASPLGSFLLVPDSTAENTPQLTIAQVMGPGDAAAGTGKGHVEIAYNI; this is encoded by the coding sequence ATGGCTGGAACTTCTTATTTAAACCGGATGCCGCTGGGCATCGCCGGGTCGATTACCCGTCTGCGCGATCTGACCACTGAACCGGTTATGCTGGACACCACCCAAAAATTCGATAAGTACGGCTACGCCGGGAAGTACGACGGCGATAAGTTCGTACCCCTGGAAGATGGCGATTCGGTCGATAAGGTCGCCGGTATTCTGGTTCGCCCGTACCCGACGCAATCTCCCTCTGATGTGGCTTATATCGGCGTTGAATCCGGTTTCACCGGCGATGCCCTGAAACGTGGATACATTTGCGTGACTGTCACTGCCGGGGACGCCACCTCGGCTAAAAAGGGTGATCCGGTTTATGTCCGTGTCGCGGGCGCGACCGACGCTAGTCCGTTGGGCTCTTTCCTGCTGGTTCCAGATTCCACGGCAGAGAATACCCCGCAACTGACCATTGCCCAGGTGATGGGGCCGGGTGATGCCGCAGCCGGTACCGGCAAAGGGCATGTAGAAATCGCTTACAACATCTAA